A single genomic interval of Planctomycetaceae bacterium harbors:
- a CDS encoding c-type cytochrome — MLLSCVLAAAPAGAADEPLSPLALAAGTDGRMVYVAAATAPKLLAVDLAAGKVVLQYPLPAAATGVALSADGKTIYATCGLGEGQLVAFDERGAQRWAKPAGHSPTAPVCSPDGKTVYVCDRFNNRVLTISCDGAAAPRPLAASREPVAVVITPDGRKLIVANHLPAGPAIGAAAAAVVCVIDIATGKSVEVALPDGSTGLRGVCLSPDGAYAAVTHILARHHLPTTQLDRGWMNTNALSVIETASASLLNTVLLDDLDRGAANPWGVAWSADGKQICVSHAGTNEFSVIDAPAMLAKLAEAAKAGPARSAEVRNDLAFLAGIRRRVALKGVGPRGVVFAGANAIAAEYFTDTLAVLDPSRPGAKAVSVAVGPAPKESPPRRGERLFNDALSCFQNWQSCASCHPDVRADALNWDLLNDGYGNAKNTRSLLLTHQAAPVMISGVRAKSADAVRAGIRHIQMSGMDEAAAADIEAYLRSLAPVPSPRLVGGKLSESALRGEKLFESAGCAACHSGALGTDEKPHDIGLTDAKGPTKFYTTKLTEVWRTAPYLFDGRAATMTDVLTKFNPNDKHGITSKLTKQQLDDLAEYVLSR, encoded by the coding sequence ATGCTTCTTTCATGCGTGCTGGCAGCCGCGCCTGCCGGCGCCGCCGACGAGCCCCTCTCGCCGCTGGCCCTGGCGGCGGGCACGGACGGGCGCATGGTATACGTGGCCGCCGCCACGGCGCCCAAGCTGCTGGCGGTGGACCTTGCCGCCGGCAAGGTGGTGCTGCAGTATCCGCTGCCGGCCGCCGCTACGGGCGTGGCGCTCTCGGCTGACGGCAAGACGATCTACGCGACGTGCGGCCTGGGCGAGGGGCAGTTGGTCGCCTTCGACGAACGCGGCGCGCAGCGATGGGCCAAGCCCGCAGGCCACTCGCCCACGGCGCCGGTCTGTTCGCCCGACGGCAAAACCGTCTACGTCTGCGACCGCTTCAACAACCGCGTGCTGACAATTTCTTGCGATGGCGCCGCCGCGCCTCGGCCGCTTGCGGCTTCGCGTGAGCCTGTCGCCGTCGTCATCACGCCCGACGGGCGCAAGCTCATCGTGGCGAACCACCTGCCCGCCGGCCCAGCAATCGGCGCCGCCGCCGCGGCAGTGGTCTGCGTCATCGACATCGCGACGGGCAAGAGCGTCGAAGTCGCCTTGCCCGATGGTTCCACCGGTTTGCGAGGCGTGTGCCTCTCGCCTGACGGGGCCTATGCTGCCGTGACGCATATCCTGGCCAGGCATCACCTGCCCACCACGCAACTGGATCGCGGCTGGATGAACACCAATGCCCTGAGCGTCATCGAGACAGCCTCCGCCTCGCTGCTCAACACGGTGCTGCTGGACGACCTGGACCGCGGGGCGGCCAATCCGTGGGGCGTCGCATGGTCAGCCGATGGCAAGCAGATCTGCGTGTCGCACGCCGGGACCAACGAGTTCAGCGTGATCGACGCGCCGGCGATGTTGGCCAAACTCGCCGAAGCCGCCAAGGCAGGCCCCGCGCGGTCGGCCGAGGTGCGCAACGACTTGGCGTTCCTGGCGGGCATCCGCCGGCGTGTGGCGCTCAAGGGCGTCGGTCCGCGAGGTGTGGTCTTCGCCGGCGCCAACGCGATTGCGGCTGAGTATTTCACCGACACCCTGGCGGTGCTCGATCCTTCGCGGCCCGGCGCTAAAGCCGTCAGCGTCGCGGTGGGGCCGGCGCCGAAGGAGTCGCCGCCGCGGCGGGGGGAGCGGCTGTTCAATGACGCGCTGAGTTGCTTCCAGAACTGGCAGAGCTGCGCGAGCTGCCATCCGGACGTGCGCGCCGACGCGCTGAACTGGGACCTGCTCAATGACGGGTACGGCAATGCCAAGAACACCCGAAGCCTGCTGCTGACGCACCAGGCGGCGCCGGTGATGATCTCCGGCGTGCGGGCCAAGTCGGCCGACGCCGTCCGGGCGGGCATCCGCCACATCCAGATGAGCGGCATGGACGAAGCCGCCGCCGCGGACATCGAGGCCTACCTGCGAAGCCTCGCCCCGGTCCCCAGCCCGCGCCTCGTTGGCGGCAAGCTCAGCGAATCGGCGCTGCGCGGCGAGAAGCTTTTCGAATCGGCTGGCTGTGCCGCCTGCCACAGCGGCGCCCTGGGCACCGACGAAAAGCCCCACGACATCGGCCTGACCGACGCCAAAGGCCCAACGAAGTTTTACACCACCAAGCTGACCGAAGTCTGGCGCACCGCCCCGTATCTGTTCGACGGCCGCGCCGCGACCATGACCGATGTGCTGACGAAGTTCAACCCTAACGACAAACACGGGATCACCAGCAAATTGACAAAACAGCAGTTGGATGACCTGGCCGAGTACGTGCTGTCGAGGTAG